The following coding sequences are from one Bufo bufo chromosome 2, aBufBuf1.1, whole genome shotgun sequence window:
- the LOC120990773 gene encoding olfactory receptor 11L1-like, whose product MLIGFKNLHNFQALIFILFFIIYVFTLSGNLLIILLVATNARLCSPMYFFLSNLSICEVVFTTNIVPNMLDDLLSEDGSISLPGCLTQYYFFSSTATTECLLLALMSYDRYLAICRPLHYSSLMNFQFCCQTSMWAWLAGLTISMVTLILLCKSHFCGPNIIDNFFCDLSPLIELSCSNTLLIEIESFIFASILTLLPFVYIIVTYIIILYNIYKIPSSTGRKKAFSTCSSHLAVVATYYGTLITMYVAPSRKQISSISKALSLLYTVVTPLLNPIVYSLRNKEIHFALNNILKHFKIPFNKHDNLSL is encoded by the coding sequence ATGCTTATTGGTTTTAAAAATCTTCACAACTTTCAagcacttatttttattttatttttcattatctACGTTTTCACATTGTCCGGAAATCTTTTGATCATCTTACTGGTGGCAACCAATGCTCGTCTTTGTTCTCCAATGTACTTCTTCCTTAGCAACCTATCTATTTGCGAGGTTGTTTTCACTACAAATATTGTTCCCAATATGTTAGATGACTTACTTTCAGAAGATGGTTCAATATCACTCCCTGGGTGCCTGACTCAATATTACTTCTTCAGCTCTACAGCCACAACTGAATGCTTGCTACTTGCACTTATGTCATATGACCGATATTTGGCGATATGCAGACCACTACATTACTCTTCGCTTATGAACTTTCAATTCTGCTGCCAGACATCCATGTGGGCTTGGTTAGCTGGTTTAACAATATCAATGGTAACCCTAATTTTACTATGTAAGTCACATTTTTGTGGTCCAAACATAATTGACAATTTCTTCTGTGATCTTTCACCTCTCATAGAACTTTCCTGTTCAAATACACTTCTAATAGAAATTGAATCATTTATATTTGCATCCATATTAACATTATTGCCCTTTGTATATATCATTGTGACTTACATTATTATTCTTTACAATATTTACAAGATCCCTTCATCAACTGGTAGAAAGAAGGCCTTTTCCACGTGTAGTTCTCACCTTGCTGTTGTAGCCACTTATTATGGGACCCTcatcactatgtatgtagcaccaTCTCGCAAACAAATATCCAGCATAAGCAAAGCATTGTCATTGCTTTATACAGTAGTTACTCCGCTCTTGAATCCAATTGTATATAGTCTTAGAAATAAAGAAATTCACTTCGCACTAAACAATATATTAAAGCATTTCAAAATACCATTCAATAAACATGACAATTTATCATTGTAA